In a single window of the Dethiosulfovibrio faecalis genome:
- a CDS encoding terminase small subunit, with translation MAKKKLTAKQKAFVSEYLVDLNATAAAIRAGYSERSARKIGANLLTLPHIQAAIQEAMTERRERVEVTQDYVLTRLKAEAELKGKGASHVGRIRALELLGKHLGMFVDRSKIDVEGGLEIYVSYGDEKGND, from the coding sequence GTGGCAAAGAAGAAGCTCACTGCTAAACAAAAAGCGTTTGTCTCTGAGTATCTCGTCGACCTGAACGCCACGGCGGCGGCCATCCGGGCCGGTTACTCTGAGAGAAGTGCCAGGAAGATAGGCGCAAACCTGCTGACCTTGCCCCATATCCAGGCGGCTATCCAAGAGGCGATGACGGAGCGTCGGGAGCGGGTTGAGGTTACGCAGGATTATGTCCTCACCAGACTCAAAGCGGAGGCTGAGTTGAAGGGCAAGGGTGCGTCGCACGTGGGCAGGATTCGAGCCCTGGAATTGCTCGGCAAGCACCTGGGGATGTTCGTGGATCGGTCCAAGATAGACGTGGAAGGGGGGCTGGAGATCTATGTGAGCTATGGCGATGAAAAGGGTAACGATTGA
- a CDS encoding DNA adenine methylase produces the protein MTAPPDRPILRYPGGKWRLAPWIISHFPRHNVYVEPFGGAGSVLLRKPRAKHGEVLNDLDADVVNLFRVLRSDMSRELIRQVELTPFARDEFDEAHETAADPAEKARRLLVRSFMGQGYCILYENNGFRSKRSGDKNPAHDWVSIPPHIRKVVSRLKGVVIESRPALEILDRYDGPDVLFYIDPPYPHSTRTDNGTKAYRHELTDDDHVELAEALHRLQGNVIVSGYRCPLYEDLYQGWTMDQRRTMADRAVERTECIWMSPGVALQGRLFEEAM, from the coding sequence ATGACCGCACCCCCTGACCGGCCCATCCTCCGCTATCCCGGTGGCAAATGGCGGTTAGCCCCGTGGATCATCTCCCATTTTCCGAGACACAACGTCTATGTCGAACCATTCGGAGGGGCCGGATCAGTGCTCCTCCGGAAGCCCCGAGCGAAGCACGGCGAGGTATTGAACGACCTCGATGCCGACGTGGTGAACCTGTTTCGAGTCCTCAGGTCCGACATGTCCAGGGAGTTGATTCGGCAGGTGGAGCTTACGCCATTCGCACGGGATGAGTTCGACGAGGCTCATGAGACTGCAGCTGACCCGGCAGAAAAGGCTAGGAGGTTATTGGTCCGTTCCTTCATGGGGCAGGGATATTGCATCCTCTACGAGAACAACGGGTTTCGGTCCAAACGGAGCGGAGATAAGAACCCGGCACATGACTGGGTGAGTATTCCCCCTCATATCCGGAAGGTCGTTAGCCGGTTGAAAGGCGTGGTCATAGAGAGCCGTCCAGCCTTAGAGATCCTGGATAGATACGACGGTCCAGATGTCTTGTTTTACATCGATCCTCCATATCCTCACAGTACCAGGACGGACAACGGGACAAAGGCTTATCGCCATGAGCTGACCGACGACGATCATGTGGAATTGGCCGAGGCTCTCCATAGGTTGCAGGGTAATGTGATCGTCTCGGGCTACCGTTGTCCTCTCTATGAGGATCTGTATCAGGGCTGGACGATGGATCAGCGGAGGACAATGGCAGACCGGGCTGTGGAGCGAACCGAGTGCATCTGGATGAGCCCAGGCGTGGCGTTGCAGGGCAGGTTGTTTGAGGAGGCGATGTAG